From a single Nothobranchius furzeri strain GRZ-AD chromosome 9, NfurGRZ-RIMD1, whole genome shotgun sequence genomic region:
- the LOC129153183 gene encoding uncharacterized protein isoform X2, producing MCTFSDRMSSTCRRAGLPRIAPAVQPFPGPRLRGLCLQVLHAAVPAGSYACCCSSCWVPRLLLQFVFVFLVSSQVFLVSSQVFLVSSQVFLVSSQVFLVSSQVFLVSSQAFLVSSQAFLVSSQAFLVSSVRVECSSRVKCLSFLVRPKSSPSSRNPSRGRFLAWSFVFSAHPTCSRGGRSPLGNPGASYLSSGWSGSFSFCCFTPSRSSPGSRGSWSLKGVTPPTHAIVLRGGRAGLPALLLLPFTRASADGPSKSGCAPSLTGCRVPAAELGFLASLPLFNHFLVHACGVCACRSSTRGFLLGPMPAAAVPAGSHACCCSLSLCSWCQVKCSWCRVKCSWCRVKCSWCRVKCSWCRVKRSWCRVKRSWCRVKRSWCRVKRSWCRVFESSQVSEFPGPSQVKSELEKPF from the exons ATGTGCACCTTCTCTGAccggatgtcgagtacctgccgccgagctgggcttcctcgCATCGCTCCCGCTGTTCAAccatttcctggtccacgcctgcggggtCTGTGTCTGCAGGTCCTCCAcgcggcagttcctgctgggtcctatgcctgctgctgcagttcctgctgggtcccacgcctgctgctgcagtttgtctttgtgttcctggtgtcgagtcaagtgttcctggtgtcgagtcaagtgttcctggtgtcgagtcaagtgttcctggtgtcgagtcaagtgttcctggtgtcgagtcaagtgttcctggtgtcgAGTCAAGCGTTCCTGGTGTCGAGTCAAGCGTTCCTGGTGTCGAGTCAAGCGTTCCTGGTGTCGAGTGTTCGAGTCGAGTGTTCGAGTCGAGTCAAGTGTCTGAGTTTCCTGGTCCGTCCCAAGTCAAGTCCGAGCTCGAGAAACCCTTC cagagggagatttctggcctggagttttgtgttttcggcgcatcctacctgttctcggggtggtcgaagtcctctggggaatcctggcgcatcctatttgtcttcggggtggtcagggtcattctccttctgctgtttcaccccgtcccgttcttctcctggaagccgcggatcctggagcctcaagggagttacaccccctacgcacgccattgttctccggggtggtagggctggtctccccgctcttctcctgcttcccttcacccgagcctccgccgatggacccagcaaATCGGGATGTGCACCTTCTCTGAccggatgtcgagtacctgccgccgagctgggcttcctcgCATCGCTCCCGCTGTTCAAccatttcctggtccacgcctgcggggtctgtgcctgcaggtcctccacgcgggggttcctgctgggtcctatgcctgctgctgcagttcctgctgggtcccacgcctgctgctgcagtttgtctttgtgttcctggtgtcaagtcaagtgttcctggtgtcgagtcaagtgttcctggtgtcgagtcaagtgttcctggtgtcgagtcaagtgttcctggtgtcgAGTCAAGCGTTCCTGGTGTCGAGTCAAGCGTTCCTGGTGTCGAGTCAAGCGTTCCTGGTGTCGAGTCAAGCGTTCCTGGTGTCGAGTGTTCGAGTCGAGTCAAGTGTCTGAGTTTCCTGGTCCATCCCAAGTCAAGTCCGAGCTCGAGAAACCCTTC
- the LOC129153183 gene encoding uncharacterized protein isoform X1 yields the protein MCTFSDRMSSTCRRAGLPRIAPAVQPFPGPRLRGLCLQVLHAAVPAGSYACCCSSCWVPRLLLQFVFVFLVSSQVFLVSSQVFLVSSQVFLVSSQVFLVSSQVFLVSSQAFLVSSQAFLVSSQAFLVSSVRVECSSRVKCLSFLVRPKSSPSSRNPSRGRFLAWSFVFSAHPTCSRGGRSPLGNPGASYLSSGWSGSFSFCCFTPSRSSPGSRGSWSLKGVTPPTHAIVLRGGRAGLPALLLLPFTRASADGPSKSGCAPSLTGCRVPAAELGFLASLPLFNHFLVHACGVCACRSSTRGFLLGPMPAAAVPAGSHACCCSLSLCSWCQVKCSWCRVKCSWCRVKCSWCRVKCSWCRVKRSWCRVKRSWCRVKRSWCRVKRSWCRVFESSQVSEFPGPSQVKSELEKPFVSRSCAA from the exons ATGTGCACCTTCTCTGAccggatgtcgagtacctgccgccgagctgggcttcctcgCATCGCTCCCGCTGTTCAAccatttcctggtccacgcctgcggggtCTGTGTCTGCAGGTCCTCCAcgcggcagttcctgctgggtcctatgcctgctgctgcagttcctgctgggtcccacgcctgctgctgcagtttgtctttgtgttcctggtgtcgagtcaagtgttcctggtgtcgagtcaagtgttcctggtgtcgagtcaagtgttcctggtgtcgagtcaagtgttcctggtgtcgagtcaagtgttcctggtgtcgAGTCAAGCGTTCCTGGTGTCGAGTCAAGCGTTCCTGGTGTCGAGTCAAGCGTTCCTGGTGTCGAGTGTTCGAGTCGAGTGTTCGAGTCGAGTCAAGTGTCTGAGTTTCCTGGTCCGTCCCAAGTCAAGTCCGAGCTCGAGAAACCCTTC cagagggagatttctggcctggagttttgtgttttcggcgcatcctacctgttctcggggtggtcgaagtcctctggggaatcctggcgcatcctatttgtcttcggggtggtcagggtcattctccttctgctgtttcaccccgtcccgttcttctcctggaagccgcggatcctggagcctcaagggagttacaccccctacgcacgccattgttctccggggtggtagggctggtctccccgctcttctcctgcttcccttcacccgagcctccgccgatggacccagcaaATCGGGATGTGCACCTTCTCTGAccggatgtcgagtacctgccgccgagctgggcttcctcgCATCGCTCCCGCTGTTCAAccatttcctggtccacgcctgcggggtctgtgcctgcaggtcctccacgcgggggttcctgctgggtcctatgcctgctgctgcagttcctgctgggtcccacgcctgctgctgcagtttgtctttgtgttcctggtgtcaagtcaagtgttcctggtgtcgagtcaagtgttcctggtgtcgagtcaagtgttcctggtgtcgagtcaagtgttcctggtgtcgAGTCAAGCGTTCCTGGTGTCGAGTCAAGCGTTCCTGGTGTCGAGTCAAGCGTTCCTGGTGTCGAGTCAAGCGTTCCTGGTGTCGAGTGTTCGAGTCGAGTCAAGTGTCTGAGTTTCCTGGTCCATCCCAAGTCAAGTCCGAGCTCGAGAAACCCTTCGTAAGTCGGAGTTGTGCCGCCTGA